In Flavobacteriales bacterium, a single genomic region encodes these proteins:
- a CDS encoding energy transducer TonB, which translates to MVGDKDDKRKGLIWTISIHVALIIIFFLFGLKYMVPPPEEGIAINFGNVEAAFGPTSPTKTQSTQTNEVERDVPDVPVESEPVEQIEDVATQDDIETVNIDNQEPQEQAAPEKEKQPEEPKPSDELNNALNDFFNNSESSNEGDAQGSGDMGDPTGNPNAPNYQGNGGTGNSGDYNLGERTALTKPKPDYICNEEGKVVVKVWVNRKGTVVRAEPGDRGTTNTADCLLTKAKEAALKTKWQGDVNAAELEVGTIIYRFKRT; encoded by the coding sequence ATGGTAGGCGATAAAGACGATAAAAGGAAAGGCTTGATTTGGACCATAAGCATTCATGTGGCCCTGATCATCATATTCTTTTTATTCGGATTAAAATACATGGTTCCCCCACCCGAAGAGGGCATCGCCATAAACTTCGGTAATGTAGAAGCGGCCTTTGGCCCTACTTCTCCGACCAAGACACAGAGCACGCAGACCAACGAGGTGGAGCGCGACGTGCCGGATGTGCCCGTAGAGAGTGAGCCGGTGGAGCAGATCGAAGATGTGGCCACCCAGGACGATATAGAGACGGTGAACATCGATAACCAGGAGCCGCAAGAGCAGGCCGCGCCGGAAAAAGAAAAGCAGCCTGAGGAGCCTAAGCCGAGTGATGAACTCAACAATGCGCTGAACGATTTCTTCAACAACAGCGAAAGCAGTAACGAAGGCGATGCTCAGGGGTCGGGCGATATGGGCGACCCTACGGGGAATCCGAACGCACCCAACTACCAGGGCAATGGCGGCACCGGAAACAGCGGAGATTATAACTTGGGCGAACGCACCGCCTTGACCAAGCCAAAGCCCGACTACATCTGCAATGAAGAAGGGAAAGTGGTGGTTAAAGTTTGGGTGAACCGCAAAGGCACCGTGGTGCGCGCCGAACCCGGCGATCGAGGAACCACCAATACCGCAGATTGCTTGCTCACCAAAGCCAAAGAGGCGGCGCTCAAGACCAAGTGGCAGGGAGACGTCAACGCAGCAGAATTGGAGGTGGGAACGATAATTTATCGTTTCAAACGCACGTAG
- a CDS encoding biopolymer transporter ExbD, with protein MNLRSRNKVSANFSMSSMTDIVFLLLIFFMLTSTLVTTNALDLVLPQSKAKTVKKQSTSVSIDKNLNYFIDRDRIEPELLESMLVNQLGGDAESTIVLRVEKGVPIEYAVTVMDIAYRNQFKIVLATAPK; from the coding sequence ATGAATTTACGCAGCCGAAATAAAGTCAGTGCGAATTTTTCGATGTCGAGTATGACCGACATCGTGTTCTTGCTGCTCATTTTCTTTATGCTCACCAGTACGCTGGTGACCACGAATGCGCTGGACCTGGTATTGCCTCAGAGCAAGGCTAAAACGGTGAAGAAGCAAAGCACGAGTGTGAGCATCGATAAGAATTTGAACTATTTCATCGATCGCGATCGCATCGAACCTGAGCTTTTAGAATCGATGTTGGTGAACCAATTAGGAGGTGATGCAGAGAGCACGATTGTCCTCCGGGTCGAGAAAGGCGTTCCGATCGAGTACGCGGTGACGGTGATGGATATAGCTTACAGGAATCAGTTTAAGATCGTGCTGGCGACGGCTCCGAAGTAG
- a CDS encoding MotA/TolQ/ExbB proton channel family protein, whose product MAVLFVLSVIAVYIYVERHNAIKKASKEDENFMNNIRDYVKEGRLESATDLCKRTDTPIARMIGKGISRIGKPLNDISAAIENAGKLEVNSMETNLATLATISGAAPMIGFLGTVIGMILAFHEMANAGGQINVEMLSQGIYTAMTTTVAGLIVGIVAFIGYNLLVARVDKVIFKMEARSTEFLDLLHEPVA is encoded by the coding sequence ATGGCCGTGCTTTTTGTGCTGAGTGTGATCGCTGTGTACATCTACGTTGAACGGCACAACGCCATTAAAAAGGCGAGTAAGGAAGACGAGAATTTCATGAACAACATTCGCGATTACGTGAAGGAAGGACGGCTCGAAAGCGCTACCGACCTCTGTAAACGCACCGATACGCCCATCGCCCGCATGATCGGCAAAGGGATCAGCAGAATCGGAAAACCGCTGAACGATATTTCGGCGGCCATCGAGAACGCCGGAAAGCTGGAGGTGAACTCCATGGAAACGAACTTGGCGACGCTGGCCACTATTTCGGGAGCGGCACCCATGATCGGATTCTTGGGTACGGTGATCGGTATGATCTTGGCTTTCCACGAAATGGCCAATGCCGGCGGACAAATCAACGTAGAGATGTTGAGCCAGGGTATTTATACGGCAATGACCACTACCGTGGCCGGTTTGATCGTGGGTATCGTGGCGTTCATCGGGTACAACCTGTTGGTGGCCCGGGTGGATAAAGTGATCTTTAAGATGGAGGCCCGCAGTACGGAATTCTTGGATCTGTTGCACGAACCGGTAGCCTAA
- the nhaD gene encoding sodium:proton antiporter NhaD, with product MYIAMVVVFVLGYLFIALEHPFKIDKAASALVTGVVCWALYAALEHFNVEHGYEHHLLEHLSEIASILFFLMGAMTIVEIIDAHEGFSVITDRIGTTNKVKLLWIIAILTFFFSAVLDNLTTSIVMVSLLRKLIKDKETRWMFAGIVVVAANAGGAWSPIGDVTTTMLWIGGQITAGSIIVNIFLSSLVCLLVPLGVLTFTMKGTVERPEKVSHRHDIEVDPREKVIVFILGVAGLLFVPVFKTVTQLPPFMGMMFSLGVLWVVTERMHHGKEYEEKQKLQVIHVLRKIDTSSVLFFLGILLAVASLQSAGQLGALATFLDNNIGTQEASGVYGVSMIIGLLSAIVDNVPLVAASSGMYDIQAAGFFAEDGLFWEFLAYCAGTGGSALIIGSAAGVAVMGLEKIDFIWYLKRISLLALLGYFAGAGWYIIEMSFLR from the coding sequence ATGTACATAGCCATGGTCGTCGTTTTCGTGCTCGGATACTTGTTCATCGCGCTCGAGCACCCCTTCAAGATCGATAAGGCGGCTTCGGCCCTGGTGACAGGAGTCGTTTGTTGGGCACTGTATGCGGCCCTGGAGCACTTTAACGTAGAGCACGGTTACGAGCACCATTTGTTGGAGCATTTGAGCGAGATAGCTTCGATTCTGTTCTTCCTGATGGGGGCCATGACCATCGTGGAGATCATAGACGCCCACGAGGGTTTTTCTGTGATCACGGACCGTATCGGCACCACCAACAAGGTGAAGCTGTTGTGGATCATCGCCATTTTGACCTTCTTCTTTAGTGCCGTATTGGACAACCTGACTACCTCGATCGTGATGGTGAGCCTACTGCGCAAGTTGATCAAGGACAAGGAGACCCGCTGGATGTTCGCCGGTATCGTAGTGGTAGCTGCGAACGCGGGTGGAGCCTGGTCACCGATCGGTGATGTGACCACCACTATGTTATGGATCGGAGGGCAGATCACGGCCGGATCCATCATCGTGAATATCTTCTTGAGCTCACTGGTGTGTTTGTTGGTGCCGCTGGGGGTATTGACCTTCACCATGAAAGGAACTGTTGAACGCCCCGAAAAGGTGAGTCATCGCCACGATATCGAGGTTGATCCGCGCGAGAAAGTGATCGTATTCATTTTGGGTGTGGCCGGACTCCTGTTCGTGCCGGTTTTCAAGACCGTAACGCAATTGCCACCGTTTATGGGCATGATGTTTAGCTTGGGTGTGCTTTGGGTCGTGACCGAGCGTATGCACCACGGAAAAGAGTACGAAGAAAAGCAGAAGCTGCAGGTGATCCACGTACTGCGTAAGATCGATACCTCGAGCGTGCTATTTTTCTTGGGGATCCTGTTGGCGGTAGCGAGTTTGCAGAGTGCCGGACAACTAGGCGCCTTGGCGACCTTCCTCGATAACAACATCGGAACCCAAGAAGCGAGCGGTGTATACGGAGTGAGCATGATCATTGGTCTGCTGAGCGCGATAGTCGACAACGTACCGTTGGTGGCGGCCTCTTCGGGGATGTACGATATTCAAGCCGCAGGCTTTTTCGCTGAAGATGGACTCTTTTGGGAATTCTTGGCCTACTGTGCCGGAACGGGCGGCTCAGCCCTGATCATTGGATCCGCGGCCGGAGTAGCGGTGATGGGTCTCGAGAAAATTGACTTTATTTGGTACCTGAAACGCATCAGCTTGTTGGCCCTGTTGGGTTATTTTGCCGGCGCGGGTTGGTACATCATCGAGATGTCCTTCTTGCGCTAA
- a CDS encoding amino acid dehydrogenase yields MKELLEKFENKAPEIVFHWNDPETEAEGWVVINSLRGGAAGGGTRMRPGLNMHEVLSLAKTMEVKFTVSGPSIGGAKSGINFDPSDPRKAGVLQRWYKAVIPLLKNYYGTGGDLNVDEIHEVIPITEDYGLWHPQEGVLQGHFMPTDADKIKKIGQLRQGVSKVLEDPNYSPDVSRKYVVADMITGYGVSESVCHYYDIYGGSLEGKRVIVQGWGNVGAAAGFYITQAGAKVVGIIDRAGGLINEDGFTMDEITELYREKAGNQLASSKHKILSFEEVNERIWDLDVEVFLPCAASRLITREQADRMIDTGMEVIACGANVPFADQEIFFGPIAEYVDNRISVVPDFISNCGMARVFAYLMETDVELSDDAIFSDTSNIIREALVKSNAAKSDKTKIAQTAFEIALNQLI; encoded by the coding sequence ATGAAGGAATTGCTCGAAAAATTCGAAAACAAAGCCCCGGAGATCGTCTTTCACTGGAACGATCCCGAGACCGAAGCAGAAGGCTGGGTAGTCATTAACAGCCTGCGCGGCGGAGCGGCCGGCGGTGGTACGCGTATGCGTCCGGGCCTCAACATGCACGAGGTGCTGTCGCTCGCCAAGACCATGGAGGTGAAGTTCACGGTGAGTGGACCGTCCATTGGTGGCGCCAAGTCGGGTATCAATTTCGATCCGAGTGATCCGCGCAAAGCGGGCGTTTTGCAACGTTGGTACAAGGCGGTGATTCCACTGCTCAAGAACTATTACGGAACGGGCGGCGACCTCAACGTGGATGAGATCCACGAGGTGATCCCCATCACCGAAGATTACGGTCTGTGGCACCCGCAAGAAGGAGTGTTGCAGGGTCACTTTATGCCGACCGACGCCGATAAGATCAAAAAGATCGGACAGCTGCGTCAAGGCGTTTCGAAGGTGCTTGAAGATCCGAATTACTCGCCCGACGTGAGCCGCAAATACGTGGTTGCCGATATGATCACCGGGTACGGCGTGTCGGAAAGCGTGTGCCACTACTACGACATTTACGGCGGAAGCCTCGAAGGCAAACGCGTGATCGTTCAGGGTTGGGGTAACGTAGGTGCCGCGGCCGGATTCTACATTACGCAGGCGGGTGCCAAAGTGGTCGGTATCATCGATCGCGCCGGGGGGCTCATCAATGAGGATGGATTCACCATGGACGAGATCACCGAGCTGTACCGCGAAAAGGCGGGCAACCAACTCGCCAGCAGCAAGCACAAAATTTTATCGTTCGAAGAAGTGAACGAGCGCATCTGGGATCTCGACGTCGAAGTCTTTTTGCCCTGTGCGGCGTCGCGCCTCATCACACGCGAACAGGCCGATCGCATGATCGATACGGGCATGGAGGTTATCGCCTGCGGCGCGAATGTCCCCTTTGCCGATCAAGAGATCTTTTTCGGACCCATCGCCGAATACGTCGACAATCGCATTAGCGTAGTGCCCGACTTCATCAGCAACTGCGGTATGGCTCGCGTATTCGCTTACCTCATGGAGACGGACGTAGAGCTGAGCGACGACGCTATTTTTAGCGATACCAGCAACATTATTCGCGAGGCGTTGGTTAAGAGCAATGCCGCTAAATCAGACAAAACGAAGATTGCGCAAACGGCCTTCGAGATCGCTTTGAACCAACTCATCTAA
- a CDS encoding anhydro-N-acetylmuramic acid kinase: MNIKKRTYKAVGLMSGTSLDGLDIVRVDFNCASGAGPTGHGSWSYEIVQAVTIPYSDDWRRILSHSHLLPKHELVQLDRLYGEWIGEQVKEFIGEEQVDVIGSHGHTVHHLPPANGEPAIGHEPWAMGPDSANANAKAWHGRSVQIGSGQAIAYATGTPVIYDFRQPDLDLGGQGAPLVPIGDQLLFGEYAACLNLGGFMNASWEKNGVRKAGDIGPMNIALNKVAQTVRHEYDPEGQFARKGKVIPELFKKWNALPFFKQPPPKSLGREFTDAHYFPEFEGRDPYDLLATLTHHAAKQLALNHGLWTMNFGPRTMDEGASKVHGSRSEVVLATGGGAYNTYFRELVTHYGGHELTLPDPQLINYKEALIFAFMAVLKQRGEVNVLSSVTGSARDHASGREAHPQKH; encoded by the coding sequence ATGAATATCAAAAAGAGAACATACAAAGCGGTTGGACTCATGTCCGGAACGTCCTTGGATGGATTAGACATCGTCCGTGTGGATTTTAACTGTGCGTCCGGTGCAGGGCCCACGGGTCATGGTTCATGGTCTTACGAAATAGTCCAAGCTGTCACCATCCCCTACTCCGACGACTGGCGACGTATTTTGAGCCACAGCCACCTATTGCCTAAGCACGAATTGGTGCAACTGGATCGGCTGTATGGTGAGTGGATCGGGGAACAAGTGAAGGAGTTCATCGGTGAGGAACAGGTGGACGTTATTGGGAGTCATGGGCATACAGTTCACCATTTGCCACCGGCAAATGGTGAACCGGCTATAGGCCATGAACCATGGGCCATGGGCCCGGATTCAGCTAACGCTAATGCTAAAGCTTGGCACGGAAGGTCCGTTCAGATCGGTTCGGGTCAGGCCATAGCCTACGCAACAGGAACTCCGGTCATCTACGACTTTCGTCAGCCCGACCTAGACCTGGGTGGTCAAGGCGCTCCGTTGGTGCCCATTGGGGATCAACTGCTCTTTGGCGAATACGCAGCGTGCTTGAACTTGGGCGGATTCATGAATGCGTCGTGGGAAAAAAACGGAGTGCGCAAGGCGGGCGATATTGGTCCCATGAACATCGCGCTGAATAAAGTGGCTCAAACGGTCCGACACGAATACGATCCCGAAGGACAATTCGCCAGGAAGGGGAAAGTGATCCCTGAGCTGTTCAAAAAGTGGAATGCCCTACCCTTTTTTAAGCAGCCTCCACCCAAGTCGTTGGGACGCGAATTCACGGACGCCCATTATTTTCCGGAGTTCGAGGGCAGGGATCCGTATGATCTGTTGGCGACGTTGACGCATCATGCTGCGAAGCAACTGGCTTTGAACCATGGACTATGGACTATGAACTTTGGACCACGGACCATGGACGAGGGAGCGTCCAAGGTTCATGGTTCACGGTCCGAGGTGGTTTTAGCCACCGGTGGTGGCGCGTACAACACCTACTTCCGCGAGCTGGTGACTCACTACGGCGGTCATGAACTGACCTTGCCCGACCCGCAATTGATCAACTACAAAGAGGCTTTGATCTTTGCCTTCATGGCCGTGTTGAAGCAGCGGGGCGAGGTGAACGTCCTGAGCAGCGTCACGGGTTCCGCACGCGATCACGCATCGGGCCGAGAGGCCCATCCCCAAAAGCACTAA